A window of the Polaribacter batillariae genome harbors these coding sequences:
- a CDS encoding sugar MFS transporter — MQQKNNTTAIVIIAGLFFIFGFVTWINGALIPFMKTINELTESQSYLVATASYISFVVMALPASYILEKIGYKKGMSLGLIIMAIGALVFIPAAEARTYWVFLAGIFIQGIGMTILQTAANPYITILGPIESGAKRIAIMGIANKVAGALGSLIFGALLLSGIDETKEKLAGATLEEKNVLLDTMADSVFMPYVVMAIALFLLGILIRKAPLPQVEAAEEPVLEEGKTAKTSIFQFPNLWLGVIALFVYVGAEVIAGDTIIAYGISLGFTGEEAKFFTTYTLMAMVATYALGVLLIPKYVKQKTALIASAVLGIVFSFCILSTTGFTSVLFVAALGIANALVWPAIWPLTLDGLGKFTKTGSALLIMAISGGAIIPPLYGRIVDANKHELIANGIQEADAIATASTESYWILIPCYAIILFFAIWGHKIKNWSK; from the coding sequence ATGCAACAAAAAAACAACACGACAGCAATTGTAATTATTGCAGGACTATTTTTCATATTTGGGTTTGTAACGTGGATTAATGGTGCTTTAATTCCTTTTATGAAAACCATCAACGAGTTAACAGAATCGCAATCTTATTTAGTGGCGACAGCCTCTTATATTTCGTTTGTTGTAATGGCATTGCCAGCTTCTTACATTTTAGAAAAAATTGGTTACAAAAAAGGGATGTCTTTAGGGCTAATTATTATGGCTATTGGAGCTTTGGTATTTATACCAGCAGCAGAAGCAAGAACCTATTGGGTGTTTTTAGCAGGAATTTTTATTCAAGGAATAGGAATGACCATTTTACAAACCGCAGCCAATCCGTACATTACCATTTTGGGTCCAATAGAGAGTGGCGCCAAGCGAATCGCCATTATGGGAATAGCAAACAAAGTTGCAGGAGCATTAGGATCTTTAATTTTTGGAGCTTTATTGTTATCAGGAATCGATGAAACAAAAGAAAAATTAGCAGGTGCAACTTTAGAAGAAAAAAATGTGTTGTTAGATACCATGGCAGATAGCGTATTTATGCCTTATGTTGTAATGGCAATCGCCTTATTTTTATTAGGAATTTTAATAAGAAAAGCACCATTACCACAAGTAGAAGCCGCAGAAGAACCCGTTTTAGAAGAAGGGAAAACCGCCAAAACAAGCATTTTCCAATTCCCTAATTTATGGTTAGGAGTAATTGCTTTATTCGTTTATGTAGGTGCAGAAGTTATTGCAGGAGATACCATTATCGCTTACGGAATTTCCTTAGGATTTACAGGAGAAGAAGCAAAATTCTTTACCACCTATACCTTAATGGCAATGGTGGCAACCTATGCCTTAGGCGTTCTCTTAATTCCTAAATATGTAAAACAAAAAACAGCTTTAATCGCCAGTGCCGTTTTAGGAATTGTATTTAGTTTTTGCATATTAAGTACCACAGGTTTTACCTCAGTACTATTTGTTGCGGCTTTAGGGATTGCAAACGCTTTGGTTTGGCCAGCCATTTGGCCCCTAACTTTAGATGGTTTAGGAAAATTTACCAAAACAGGTTCTGCATTGTTAATTATGGCCATTTCAGGAGGGGCTATCATTCCGCCTTTGTATGGAAGAATTGTAGATGCCAACAAACACGAACTTATAGCCAATGGAATACAAGAAGCAGACGCCATTGCAACAGCATCTACAGAAAGCTATTGGATTTTAATTCCTTGCTATGCAATTATCCTATTCTTTGCAATATGGGGTCATAAAATAAAAAATTGGAGTAAATAA
- the nagB gene encoding glucosamine-6-phosphate deaminase produces MLKSKIDKATGFEKRFENIGTVVFEDSREASAQVAKEIADLIKVKQSQKQPCILGLATGSSPKGLYAELVRLHKEEGLSFKNVISFNLDEYYPMEPDSVNSYVRFMQEQLFNHVDILPENYHIPDGTLSKEEIRDYCDQYEAKIEALGGIDLQILGIGGNGHIGFNESGSLQNSKTRLVALDHITRVAASGDFSGLENTPRTAITLGVKKIMEAKRVILLAWGERKSNIIKASVEDEVTSLVPASYLQEHRNATFVLDKAAASKLTRINTPWLVEKIVWTDHLIRKAVLSLALNLKKPILMLTDADYIENGMSDLLADSGPAYDINIKIFNKLQNTITGWPGGKPNADDSKRPERAEPTKKRVLIFSPHPDDDIISMGGTFKRLHEQGHEVHVGYQTSGNIAVADDEALRFASFVCDYNEKFGIDNTEATKIYKKAVKFLKNKKSSEIDTPEVRYIKGLIRKGEARATCHFVGLPDAQIHFMNLPFYETGAIKKNPIGVGDVEITKDLIEKIKPHQIYAAGDLADPHGTHKVCLDAIFAAVKELKPKKFMEDCWVWLYRGAWQEWGIDEIEMAVPMGPDQVLEKRKGIFKHQSQKDGVVFQGSDSREFWQRAEDRNRETAELYDKLGLSHYAAMEAFVRWHY; encoded by the coding sequence ATGTTAAAAAGTAAAATAGACAAAGCCACCGGATTCGAGAAAAGATTCGAGAATATTGGAACTGTAGTTTTCGAAGATTCAAGAGAAGCATCAGCACAAGTTGCAAAAGAAATTGCAGATTTAATTAAAGTAAAGCAGTCGCAAAAACAACCTTGTATTTTGGGGTTAGCAACAGGTTCTTCTCCCAAAGGCTTGTATGCAGAATTGGTTCGTTTACATAAAGAAGAAGGCTTAAGTTTTAAGAACGTAATTTCTTTTAATTTAGATGAATATTACCCAATGGAACCCGACTCTGTAAATAGTTACGTGCGTTTTATGCAAGAACAACTGTTCAATCATGTCGATATTTTACCAGAGAATTACCACATTCCAGATGGCACCTTGTCAAAAGAAGAAATTCGAGATTATTGCGACCAATATGAAGCAAAGATAGAAGCTTTAGGTGGTATCGATTTACAGATTTTAGGAATTGGAGGCAATGGGCACATTGGTTTTAACGAATCTGGTTCTCTTCAAAATTCAAAAACACGTTTAGTTGCTTTAGACCATATCACAAGAGTGGCTGCAAGTGGCGATTTTTCTGGATTAGAAAACACGCCAAGAACGGCAATTACATTGGGAGTAAAAAAAATTATGGAAGCCAAAAGAGTTATTTTATTGGCTTGGGGAGAAAGAAAATCGAACATCATAAAAGCTTCAGTAGAAGACGAAGTAACCAGTTTGGTACCTGCATCGTATTTACAAGAACATAGAAATGCCACGTTTGTATTAGACAAAGCAGCAGCATCTAAACTCACAAGAATCAATACGCCTTGGTTGGTAGAAAAAATTGTTTGGACAGATCATTTAATTCGAAAAGCAGTATTAAGTTTGGCTTTAAACTTAAAAAAGCCCATTTTAATGCTAACAGATGCCGATTATATCGAAAACGGAATGAGTGATTTGTTGGCAGATTCTGGCCCCGCTTACGACATTAACATTAAAATATTCAATAAATTACAAAACACCATTACAGGTTGGCCTGGAGGAAAGCCCAATGCAGACGATAGTAAACGACCAGAAAGAGCAGAACCGACCAAGAAACGAGTGTTAATTTTTAGTCCACACCCAGATGATGATATCATTAGTATGGGAGGAACTTTTAAAAGATTGCACGAACAAGGTCACGAAGTACATGTAGGATATCAAACTTCAGGAAATATTGCAGTAGCAGATGATGAAGCATTGCGTTTTGCAAGTTTTGTATGCGATTATAACGAGAAATTTGGCATCGACAATACAGAAGCAACAAAAATTTATAAAAAAGCAGTTAAATTTTTAAAGAACAAAAAGTCGAGTGAAATAGATACCCCAGAAGTAAGGTACATTAAAGGCTTAATTAGAAAAGGCGAAGCCAGAGCCACTTGCCATTTTGTAGGTTTACCAGATGCTCAAATTCATTTTATGAACCTGCCGTTTTATGAGACAGGTGCCATAAAAAAGAATCCAATAGGAGTTGGCGATGTAGAAATAACCAAAGATCTAATAGAAAAAATAAAACCACACCAAATTTATGCAGCAGGCGATTTGGCAGACCCACATGGAACGCATAAAGTTTGTTTAGACGCTATTTTTGCAGCGGTAAAAGAATTAAAGCCAAAGAAATTTATGGAAGATTGTTGGGTTTGGTTGTACAGAGGCGCTTGGCAAGAATGGGGTATAGATGAGATAGAAATGGCAGTTCCAATGGGTCCAGACCAGGTATTGGAAAAGCGAAAAGGAATTTTTAAACATCAATCACAAAAAGATGGTGTTGTTTTTCAAGGCTCAGATAGTAGAGAGTTTTGGCAACGAGCAGAAGATAGAAACAGAGAAACCGCAGAGTTATACGATAAATTAGGCCTGTCTCATTACGCAGCAATGGAAGCATTTGTGAGGTGGCATTATTAA
- a CDS encoding BamA/TamA family outer membrane protein, whose protein sequence is MKTTLKHTAILFFLGILLYSCSIQKYIPEGERLYTGAKINLKADSSVQKVSELKADLETVLRPEPNSKFLGMHLGLYYYYKNQKENPNFINRWLYKKFGQKPVYQSDVEVYDMEEILRNRLENHGFFYSRVASSFKEKKKKASVIYNLNVPAPYKMETYQVDRMVSPIYAEVKELSKSSIFKKNMRFDLQNLKLERQRLDAALKKKGYYNFNDSFLLFEADTNQYKNKRFDLFLKLKAGVPEKAIVPYKIKRINIYPDYDIKDSANTKAVRYKEKSYHQDSVYFKPKYLDEFITLKEGEFYNPITSKNTARRLSEIGAYKYVNIQYKELDTSLTNQMGALEANIFLSPLTKRAIRAELQAVTKSNNFAGPKLGLTYSNRNLFKGGETLNVSSNIGYETQISSGDNLGLSSIELGLKTELIFPRVIAPFSFKEDFFEYSIPKTKTSLSATYLSRSKLYTLLSGNLFFGYVWNANRYITYEINPISVNYTRLSNTTAKFKEILENNPFLQRSFDQQFISGLTFSFTYNEMLGKNKTHQFFANSTLDVAGNSISLFAKETAAGKPKEFLGLQFAQYAKADVDFRYHYNFGRNNEQTIATRLFAGYGYAYGNSDVVPFVKQYFSGGPYSVRAFNIRSLGPGTYNEDEDLNTNGTFFDKTGNIRLEANIEYRFPIYSFLKGAVFADAGNVWNSEANPAFNGKDKFTSNFINELGMGAGLGLRVDVQGFVIRFDLAAPFHDPSFKKGERWNFRINEPVLNFAIGYSF, encoded by the coding sequence TTGAAAACAACATTAAAACATACCGCAATTTTATTTTTTTTAGGAATACTGCTATATTCTTGTAGCATTCAAAAATACATTCCAGAAGGAGAGCGTTTATATACTGGCGCAAAAATTAATTTAAAGGCAGATTCTAGTGTGCAAAAAGTTAGCGAACTAAAAGCAGATTTAGAAACGGTTTTGCGTCCAGAACCAAATTCTAAATTCTTAGGGATGCATTTGGGCTTGTATTATTACTATAAAAATCAAAAAGAAAATCCGAATTTTATAAACAGGTGGTTGTATAAGAAATTTGGTCAAAAACCTGTATATCAATCGGATGTAGAGGTTTATGATATGGAAGAAATTCTAAGAAACAGACTCGAAAACCACGGTTTTTTTTACAGCAGAGTGGCATCATCATTTAAAGAAAAAAAGAAAAAAGCCTCTGTAATTTATAATTTAAATGTGCCTGCTCCATACAAAATGGAAACTTATCAAGTAGATCGTATGGTATCTCCAATTTATGCAGAAGTTAAAGAGTTGTCTAAAAGTTCTATTTTTAAAAAAAACATGCGCTTCGATTTACAGAATTTAAAATTAGAACGCCAAAGATTAGATGCAGCATTAAAGAAAAAAGGATATTATAATTTTAATGATAGTTTTTTACTTTTCGAAGCAGATACAAATCAATATAAAAATAAAAGATTCGATTTATTTCTAAAATTAAAAGCCGGGGTTCCAGAAAAAGCTATTGTTCCTTATAAAATAAAAAGAATTAATATATACCCAGATTACGATATAAAAGACAGTGCCAATACAAAAGCAGTACGTTACAAAGAAAAAAGTTACCATCAAGATTCAGTATATTTTAAACCCAAGTATTTAGACGAATTTATTACCTTAAAAGAAGGCGAATTCTACAATCCTATTACCTCAAAAAATACGGCAAGACGACTTTCTGAAATTGGAGCATACAAATATGTAAACATTCAATATAAAGAGCTAGATACTTCTTTAACAAATCAAATGGGCGCTTTAGAAGCAAATATTTTTCTTTCTCCATTAACAAAACGTGCCATTAGAGCAGAACTACAAGCAGTAACAAAATCTAACAATTTCGCGGGGCCTAAATTAGGTTTAACCTACAGCAACAGAAATTTATTTAAAGGAGGAGAAACTTTAAATGTAAGTTCGAATATTGGTTATGAAACTCAGATTTCGAGTGGCGATAATTTAGGGTTGAGTAGTATAGAATTAGGCTTAAAAACAGAACTGATTTTTCCAAGAGTAATTGCCCCTTTTTCTTTTAAAGAAGATTTTTTCGAATATTCGATTCCTAAGACCAAAACCAGTTTAAGTGCCACTTATTTAAGTAGAAGTAAACTATACACCTTATTATCTGGAAACTTGTTTTTCGGTTATGTTTGGAATGCAAATAGGTATATCACTTATGAAATAAACCCAATTTCGGTAAATTATACACGTTTGTCTAATACCACAGCAAAGTTTAAAGAAATTTTAGAAAACAACCCTTTTTTACAACGCAGTTTCGACCAGCAATTTATTTCTGGATTAACTTTTTCGTTTACTTATAACGAAATGTTAGGTAAAAACAAAACACATCAATTTTTTGCGAATTCTACATTAGATGTTGCAGGAAACTCCATAAGTTTATTCGCAAAAGAAACAGCAGCAGGAAAACCAAAAGAATTTTTAGGATTGCAATTTGCACAATATGCAAAAGCAGATGTAGATTTTAGATATCATTACAATTTCGGAAGAAATAACGAGCAAACCATTGCAACAAGACTTTTTGCGGGTTATGGTTATGCTTATGGAAATTCGGATGTGGTTCCTTTTGTAAAACAATATTTTTCTGGAGGGCCATACAGTGTACGAGCGTTTAATATTCGATCTTTAGGACCTGGAACTTATAATGAAGATGAAGACCTAAATACAAACGGAACATTTTTCGATAAAACCGGAAACATACGTCTAGAAGCAAATATCGAATATCGTTTTCCTATCTATTCCTTTCTTAAAGGAGCTGTTTTTGCAGATGCAGGTAATGTTTGGAATTCCGAAGCAAATCCAGCTTTTAATGGAAAAGATAAATTTACATCAAATTTTATAAATGAATTAGGAATGGGTGCAGGTTTAGGTTTGCGAGTAGATGTACAAGGCTTTGTAATTCGTTTCGATTTGGCGGCGCCATTTCACGATCCCTCTTTTAAAAAGGGAGAACGTTGGAATTTTAGAATAAACGAGCCTGTTTTAAACTTTGCAATTGGGTATTCTTTTTAA
- a CDS encoding phosphotransferase enzyme family protein: MKAETIKSIFNEFDHQSNFISHSELNSGHINDTFLVKTEGSKNFILQRINHQIFKDVPGLVNNKVLTSEHLKSKYPELSKEELSKKVLSFVKAKNTDFYYYKKGGNYWNVMIFIDDSVTHEIVKNKEIAYEGGKLLGNFLNLTADLDSSQLIDVIPNFHDMSFRYKQYASSLQSASKDRLFKAAKYTKIVADLKEEMHILQHLKEVGDIPVRVTHNDTKISNSLFTKDNKGICMIDTDTVMAGIIHYDFGDAIRTICNTAAEDETDLAKVEFNLEYYKAYEKGFLEQSKDSLSALELKYLPLAAKTMIFIMALRFLTDYLNNDVYYKTNYAEHNLDRAKNQFKLIESFTEKIKI; encoded by the coding sequence ATGAAGGCAGAAACTATAAAATCCATCTTTAATGAGTTCGATCATCAATCGAATTTTATAAGTCATTCAGAGTTAAATTCTGGTCATATTAACGATACCTTTTTAGTAAAAACAGAGGGTTCTAAGAACTTCATTCTTCAACGAATAAATCATCAAATATTTAAAGATGTTCCAGGTTTAGTAAATAATAAGGTGTTAACAAGCGAACATTTAAAAAGCAAATACCCAGAGCTTTCTAAAGAAGAGTTATCTAAAAAAGTGTTGAGCTTTGTAAAAGCTAAAAACACAGATTTTTATTATTACAAAAAAGGAGGGAATTATTGGAACGTAATGATTTTTATCGACGATAGTGTTACACACGAAATTGTAAAAAACAAAGAAATTGCTTACGAAGGAGGGAAACTTTTAGGTAATTTTTTAAACTTAACTGCAGATTTAGATAGCAGTCAGTTAATTGATGTAATTCCTAATTTTCACGACATGTCTTTTCGCTACAAACAGTATGCATCGTCATTACAAAGTGCCTCTAAAGACAGGTTATTTAAAGCTGCAAAATACACAAAAATTGTTGCAGATTTAAAAGAAGAAATGCACATTCTTCAGCATTTAAAAGAAGTAGGAGATATTCCTGTAAGAGTAACACATAACGATACTAAAATATCAAACTCTCTTTTTACCAAAGACAATAAAGGTATTTGTATGATAGATACAGATACAGTAATGGCTGGAATAATACACTACGATTTTGGTGATGCGATTAGAACAATTTGCAACACTGCAGCAGAAGATGAAACAGATTTGGCTAAAGTTGAGTTTAATTTAGAATATTACAAAGCTTACGAAAAAGGATTTCTTGAGCAATCTAAAGACTCTTTATCTGCTTTAGAATTAAAGTATTTGCCACTAGCAGCCAAAACAATGATTTTTATTATGGCACTTCGTTTCTTAACAGATTATTTAAATAACGACGTGTATTATAAAACCAATTATGCAGAACATAACTTAGATAGAGCAAAAAATCAATTTAAATTGATAGAAAGTTTTACTGAAAAGATAAAAATATAG
- a CDS encoding Crp/Fnr family transcriptional regulator: MSKCEQCIVRQFNSLKHLSNKELMRISACKTSLFIKKGDTIFEEGKHLNGVFCIKEGVCKVSKMSENGRNQIISLVKRGEILGERSLVSEEVANLRAVALSDMEICFVPKEEIINDLEKNINFTMAVLKDMAGMLKTSDNVIVDMAQKTVKQRLAETLLNLKKKFGTDKDGFIDIQLSREDIANITGTATESVIRLLSEFKKKKNIDFKGKNISILNANALERIAQGFKE; this comes from the coding sequence ATGAGTAAATGTGAGCAGTGTATTGTTCGTCAATTTAATTCTTTAAAGCACCTTTCTAACAAAGAATTGATGAGAATTTCTGCGTGTAAAACTTCGTTATTTATTAAAAAAGGAGATACTATTTTTGAAGAAGGTAAACACTTAAATGGTGTTTTTTGTATTAAAGAAGGGGTTTGTAAAGTTTCTAAAATGAGCGAAAATGGAAGAAACCAAATTATTAGTTTGGTAAAAAGAGGAGAAATTTTAGGAGAAAGAAGCTTGGTTTCTGAAGAAGTTGCCAATTTAAGGGCTGTTGCTTTAAGTGATATGGAAATTTGTTTTGTTCCGAAAGAAGAAATCATAAACGATTTAGAGAAAAATATAAATTTTACAATGGCTGTCTTAAAAGATATGGCTGGAATGCTTAAAACTTCAGATAATGTGATTGTAGATATGGCACAAAAAACTGTAAAACAACGCTTGGCGGAAACGCTTTTAAATTTAAAGAAAAAGTTTGGCACAGACAAAGATGGTTTTATAGACATACAGCTTTCTCGCGAAGACATTGCGAATATTACTGGAACTGCTACAGAGTCTGTAATTCGCTTATTATCTGAATTTAAGAAGAAAAAAAATATCGACTTTAAAGGTAAAAATATTTCTATTTTAAACGCTAATGCCTTGGAAAGAATTGCACAGGGTTTTAAAGAATAA